A part of Paraliobacillus zengyii genomic DNA contains:
- a CDS encoding chlorite dismutase family protein — protein MSKIVSFVGGFQGPWKVVRIENVVGKPLEPVEKIQIVDGSIEIPSFNTNWILRGVTSNLRYTTSQEKEHLNKHSPTLGRKEDTCAALIPIKKSVEWWELAQDERREILEEQSQHINLGLRYLPAIARRLHHSRDLGEPFDFVTWFEYSPDYSREFEELVSSLRTTLEWKYVEREVDIRLVLD, from the coding sequence AGTTGTCCGAATTGAAAATGTAGTTGGAAAACCCTTGGAACCAGTTGAGAAAATCCAAATAGTTGATGGTTCTATAGAAATTCCTTCTTTCAACACAAATTGGATACTACGGGGTGTAACAAGCAACTTGCGTTATACCACAAGTCAAGAGAAAGAACATTTAAATAAACATTCACCGACACTTGGTAGAAAAGAAGATACTTGTGCTGCATTGATACCAATAAAGAAATCAGTCGAATGGTGGGAGCTTGCACAGGACGAAAGACGTGAGATTTTGGAGGAACAGTCTCAACATATTAATCTAGGACTACGATACTTGCCTGCCATTGCACGAAGATTACACCACTCGCGTGACCTTGGTGAACCTTTTGATTTTGTCACTTGGTTTGAGTATTCTCCAGATTATTCTAGGGAGTTCGAAGAGTTAGTATCAAGTCTTCGTACTACACTTGAGTGGAAGTATGTAGAGCGAGAAGTTGATATTAGATTGGTTTTAGACTGA
- the plsY gene encoding glycerol-3-phosphate 1-O-acyltransferase PlsY — protein MNILTLILSYLLGSISFALIMGKLFYKKDIRGYGSGNLGATNTYRVLGLKAGLIVAVADILKGTLACLLPLILSSTVNPIACGLLAILGHIFSVFASFKGGKAVATATGVFLYLTPLGVLAGFVVFVLTLLFSKYVSLSSMLASLALFIYSLLFEDKVIIALSILISVSIIILHRQNIKRILNGTENKIV, from the coding sequence TTGAACATTTTAACTTTGATTTTAAGTTATTTATTAGGCTCAATTTCATTTGCTTTAATAATGGGTAAACTATTTTATAAGAAAGATATTCGAGGTTACGGTAGTGGTAATCTAGGGGCAACTAATACTTATAGAGTTTTAGGCTTAAAAGCAGGATTAATTGTTGCAGTTGCTGATATATTAAAAGGTACACTTGCTTGTTTACTGCCATTAATACTCAGTTCTACGGTTAATCCTATTGCATGTGGTTTATTAGCAATATTAGGACACATTTTTTCTGTGTTTGCCAGTTTTAAAGGTGGAAAGGCTGTTGCGACGGCAACTGGAGTTTTTTTATATTTAACGCCTTTAGGTGTTTTGGCTGGTTTTGTTGTGTTTGTGTTAACTTTGTTATTTTCTAAGTATGTATCACTAAGTTCAATGTTAGCTAGTCTAGCATTATTTATTTATAGTCTACTATTTGAAGATAAAGTTATCATAGCACTTTCTATACTAATAAGTGTATCAATAATCATTCTCCATCGACAAAATATAAAGAGAATTCTAAATGGAACAGAGAATAAAATAGTATAA
- a CDS encoding NUDIX hydrolase has product MDIITFGKREEGKKYIARPAVYSVMFNSQNNKVAIIQTGDGQFFLPGGGIEGNETHEECLKREALEEMGMDIKIVYYIGRANRYFYSTNEFKYYLSKGYFYVCEIEKKVSKPIEEDHFLKWIEPSQAIKILFHEHQSWAISEALKQL; this is encoded by the coding sequence ATGGATATTATTACATTTGGAAAAAGGGAAGAAGGCAAAAAGTACATAGCAAGACCAGCGGTTTATAGTGTAATGTTCAATAGCCAGAACAATAAAGTAGCTATTATTCAAACAGGTGATGGACAGTTTTTTCTCCCAGGTGGTGGAATAGAAGGAAATGAGACACACGAGGAATGTCTAAAAAGAGAAGCTTTAGAAGAAATGGGAATGGACATTAAAATTGTTTATTATATAGGACGTGCTAATAGATATTTCTATTCTACAAATGAATTTAAGTATTATCTAAGTAAAGGCTATTTTTATGTTTGTGAAATTGAAAAAAAAGTTAGTAAACCAATAGAGGAAGACCACTTCTTAAAATGGATTGAACCATCCCAAGCTATAAAGATCTTGTTTCACGAACATCAAAGTTGGGCAATTAGTGAAGCTTTAAAGCAATTGTAG
- a CDS encoding GNAT family N-acetyltransferase, translating into MLLKLETKRLILQRFKKEDAIRIRDLANDKELADILGLPHPYELKDAEEWIAIHPEQIKNGIEYPLKITSKELSEVIGTITIRVDKRNNKGELGYWIGKEYWCNGFATEAVNKIIDFGFNQLKLNKICASATSRNIASTIVFEKVGLLKEGRLRQNRFLLDKYEDVAVYGLLREDYVKGY; encoded by the coding sequence ATGTTGTTAAAATTAGAAACTAAAAGGTTAATATTACAACGATTTAAAAAAGAAGATGCAATTAGAATAAGAGACTTAGCAAATGATAAAGAGCTAGCAGATATTCTAGGTCTTCCTCACCCATATGAACTCAAAGATGCAGAAGAGTGGATTGCAATCCATCCAGAGCAAATAAAAAATGGAATTGAATATCCTTTAAAAATTACTTCGAAAGAGTTAAGTGAAGTAATAGGTACTATTACTATTAGGGTTGATAAAAGAAACAATAAAGGTGAACTTGGCTACTGGATAGGAAAGGAATATTGGTGTAATGGTTTCGCAACGGAAGCAGTAAATAAAATAATTGATTTTGGATTTAATCAGTTAAAATTGAATAAGATATGTGCTTCAGCTACTTCTAGAAATATAGCTTCAACCATAGTTTTTGAAAAAGTGGGTTTACTAAAAGAGGGTAGATTAAGGCAAAATAGATTCCTTCTTGATAAGTATGAAGATGTTGCTGTGTACGGTCTTTTAAGAGAAGATTATGTAAAAGGTTATTAA
- a CDS encoding MFS transporter, protein MNIRKIADAWKYPSILLFGIGISSIGSWIYFLALNLIVFNMTGSPLAVAVFYIIKPLATVFTNLWAGSVIDRINKKHLMIALDLIQGTLITCLAYFTYTMWIIYLLVFLINMASSVYGPTSVSYITRLIPTEQRQRFNSLRSLLDSGAFLLGPAITGVLFMIGTPLYAIGINAIAFYFSALVTLFMPNVEKSRVSKSLDQRLSFSLLMQDWKEVLQFSRQFLYVMTVYFLFSVFIVIQTAIDSLEVAFSKEVISLSDSEYGFLVSIAGAGILIGSLMNVLFLFTKRLAVSLLIGIGSVTVSVGYIIFAFSTNFLVASIGVFILAVSLAFANTGFYTFYQNNIPVEVMGRIGSIYGFVEALLVIVITFIFAVTSQLISIQFVVVFGAIFMFLLTLALMLLSMQPSKSKYYRTTPEEVKEII, encoded by the coding sequence ATGAATATTAGAAAAATAGCTGATGCATGGAAGTATCCATCTATTTTATTATTTGGTATAGGGATTTCAAGTATTGGCTCGTGGATATATTTTCTTGCACTAAATCTAATCGTTTTTAATATGACAGGTTCTCCCCTTGCAGTAGCAGTGTTTTATATTATAAAACCTTTAGCTACGGTATTTACTAATTTATGGGCAGGGAGTGTCATTGACCGCATAAATAAAAAGCATCTCATGATTGCTTTAGATTTAATCCAGGGAACTCTGATTACTTGTTTAGCATATTTCACTTACACAATGTGGATAATCTATTTGCTTGTCTTTCTTATTAATATGGCTTCGTCTGTATATGGTCCAACTTCGGTTAGTTATATTACAAGGTTAATTCCAACCGAGCAAAGGCAAAGGTTTAATTCATTGAGAAGTTTACTCGATTCTGGTGCATTTTTACTTGGACCAGCAATTACAGGGGTTCTATTTATGATTGGCACGCCTCTATACGCTATTGGTATTAATGCGATTGCTTTTTATTTTTCAGCGTTAGTCACCTTATTTATGCCTAATGTTGAAAAAAGTCGCGTTAGCAAATCATTAGATCAACGATTATCATTTAGCTTATTAATGCAAGATTGGAAAGAAGTATTGCAGTTTAGCCGACAGTTTTTATATGTCATGACTGTTTATTTTTTATTTAGTGTTTTCATTGTCATACAAACTGCTATTGATTCACTGGAAGTAGCTTTCTCAAAAGAAGTTATTTCTTTATCAGATAGCGAATATGGCTTTCTTGTTAGTATTGCAGGTGCAGGGATTCTGATAGGCTCGTTGATGAATGTCCTATTCCTATTCACAAAAAGATTAGCAGTTTCTTTACTCATTGGAATAGGTTCAGTTACGGTATCGGTAGGGTACATTATTTTTGCATTCTCTACTAATTTCTTAGTTGCATCCATTGGGGTATTTATACTAGCGGTCTCACTTGCCTTTGCAAACACTGGCTTTTACACCTTTTATCAAAACAACATTCCGGTTGAAGTCATGGGGCGGATAGGAAGTATTTACGGATTTGTGGAAGCTTTATTGGTGATAGTGATTACTTTTATATTTGCTGTAACATCTCAATTAATATCCATTCAGTTTGTTGTTGTCTTTGGTGCAATTTTTATGTTTTTATTAACGCTAGCATTAATGTTACTTAGTATGCAACCATCAAAGAGTAAATACTACAGAACTACTCCAGAAGAAGTCAAAGAAATAATTTAA
- a CDS encoding YesK family protein — protein sequence MQGFEVFIFISFAVNILLVSTSMFLKRKKQEKSIGVISVGLVLISIAIIISSFFVGGWAGMGLGFIGLSILIGAITGSLITSLIMYIRK from the coding sequence ATGCAAGGATTTGAAGTATTCATCTTTATTAGTTTTGCAGTTAATATATTATTGGTTAGTACCTCAATGTTTTTGAAAAGAAAAAAACAGGAGAAGTCTATCGGTGTAATTTCTGTTGGGCTAGTTTTAATAAGTATTGCAATAATTATTAGTAGCTTTTTTGTTGGTGGATGGGCCGGAATGGGATTAGGATTTATTGGTCTTTCCATTCTTATAGGTGCAATTACTGGGAGTCTTATTACTAGTTTAATTATGTATATACGAAAATGA
- a CDS encoding class I SAM-dependent methyltransferase, with protein sequence MGIDFHSKKNRITYTTRNADNSWIEVMKGLLPIEKISNALDIGCGGGIYSKALSDMGVDSVTGVDFSKSILEGARENCKEYKNISFQHGNAFETNLDSESYDLLLERALIHHIEDLRSCFIEAFRLVKDNRYYIIQDRTPGDCLLKGNDSHIRGYLFELFPRLVEKETNRRHRSQLVMETLKEVGFKNIEEIKLWETRRVYDNKEQLLKDLSERTGRSILHELNDKELNLLITHIEKSLSINTNIIEKDRWTIWKAIK encoded by the coding sequence GTGGGAATTGATTTTCATAGTAAGAAGAATCGTATTACTTACACAACTCGAAACGCTGATAACTCTTGGATTGAAGTAATGAAGGGCCTTTTACCTATTGAGAAGATTTCAAATGCTTTAGATATTGGTTGCGGTGGAGGGATTTACTCTAAAGCTCTATCGGACATGGGAGTGGATTCTGTTACTGGTGTTGATTTTTCTAAATCAATACTTGAGGGTGCAAGAGAAAACTGTAAAGAATATAAAAATATTTCCTTTCAGCATGGGAATGCTTTTGAGACAAATTTAGACAGTGAAAGTTATGATTTATTACTTGAAAGAGCTTTAATACATCATATTGAAGATTTGCGCTCTTGCTTCATAGAAGCATTTAGATTGGTAAAGGATAATCGATATTATATTATACAAGACCGAACTCCTGGAGATTGTTTATTGAAGGGAAATGACAGTCACATAAGAGGGTATCTCTTTGAACTGTTTCCGAGGTTAGTTGAAAAAGAAACTAACCGAAGACATAGAAGCCAATTGGTGATGGAAACATTAAAAGAAGTAGGATTTAAAAACATCGAAGAAATTAAACTGTGGGAAACAAGAAGAGTTTATGATAACAAAGAGCAATTATTAAAAGACTTAAGCGAAAGAACTGGGAGAAGCATTTTACATGAATTAAACGATAAAGAATTAAATTTATTAATCACTCATATTGAAAAGTCGTTATCAATAAATACTAATATAATTGAAAAAGATAGATGGACGATATGGAAGGCAATCAAATAG
- a CDS encoding GNAT family N-acetyltransferase: MIQIMKANESHVEGVSNICIKGYWATYGETHSKEWIERVIREFYNHERILREVTEFNRDWGGYFVAVENGKVVGAAGGGMIDDEIGELFVIYLDPSRRNEGIGTELLNAVTKQQKAEYGATEQWVSVQKGNMKGIPFYQAKGFKFQFEKVTEENPTYIKLRHCRKI; encoded by the coding sequence ATGATTCAAATTATGAAGGCTAATGAAAGCCATGTTGAAGGAGTTTCTAATATATGTATTAAAGGATATTGGGCGACATATGGGGAAACGCATTCAAAAGAGTGGATTGAAAGAGTTATTAGAGAGTTTTATAATCACGAGAGAATATTAAGAGAAGTAACAGAATTTAATCGTGATTGGGGTGGATATTTTGTAGCTGTTGAGAACGGAAAAGTAGTTGGTGCAGCAGGAGGAGGTATGATAGATGATGAAATCGGAGAATTATTCGTTATATACCTTGACCCTTCAAGAAGAAATGAAGGGATTGGCACCGAATTACTGAATGCTGTTACGAAACAGCAGAAAGCAGAATATGGAGCCACAGAGCAGTGGGTGTCTGTTCAAAAAGGTAATATGAAAGGAATTCCGTTTTATCAAGCAAAAGGCTTCAAATTTCAATTTGAAAAAGTTACGGAAGAGAATCCAACCTATATTAAATTAAGACATTGTAGGAAAATATAA
- a CDS encoding GNAT family N-acetyltransferase, with product MEVEVIEKLITLDEIELLREPLEKLHEYHNSKSEYFSGDYPRLTFEDRIRHYRENARFGEYRIELLFETNTMHLIAFSVVYAKKSSGKIEVLYVDEGYRSNNLGTKLMDNVIKWFSEKNIYDIELKVVYGNQAVSFYEKFGFLPRSVIMGTKT from the coding sequence ATGGAAGTAGAAGTAATTGAAAAACTAATAACTCTTGACGAGATAGAGTTATTAAGAGAACCTTTAGAAAAATTACATGAATATCATAATAGTAAATCTGAATATTTTTCAGGTGATTATCCAAGGTTAACATTTGAAGATCGGATTCGCCATTATAGAGAAAATGCGAGATTTGGAGAATACAGGATTGAACTATTGTTTGAGACAAATACAATGCATTTAATTGCTTTTTCGGTAGTTTATGCCAAGAAATCAAGTGGAAAGATAGAAGTTTTATATGTTGATGAAGGTTATCGCAGTAACAACTTAGGAACAAAACTTATGGATAATGTAATTAAATGGTTTAGTGAAAAAAATATATACGATATTGAACTAAAAGTGGTGTACGGGAATCAGGCTGTATCATTTTATGAAAAGTTTGGATTTTTGCCTCGTTCAGTAATTATGGGGACTAAAACATAA
- a CDS encoding GNAT family N-acetyltransferase, producing MVIKSAIASDAPVIHDLMIKAFMQYENENPPSSALEETVQSVSTALVQGEQALIAFEENKPVGMVRFQIKDEGLYFYRLSVIPEKQGKGFAKKILTSLEEYANKVDITTILCKVRLSMPKNIQLYNSIGYAVYSEEVLRNRKGINIKVVSMKKEL from the coding sequence ATGGTAATCAAGTCTGCGATAGCTAGTGATGCACCAGTAATTCATGATTTAATGATCAAGGCATTTATGCAATATGAAAACGAAAATCCGCCATCAAGCGCTTTAGAAGAAACTGTACAGTCGGTTTCTACTGCTTTGGTACAAGGGGAACAGGCATTGATTGCTTTTGAAGAGAATAAACCAGTTGGTATGGTACGATTTCAAATTAAAGACGAGGGTTTATATTTTTATCGTTTGTCAGTTATTCCTGAAAAACAAGGAAAAGGCTTTGCAAAAAAGATATTAACTTCTTTAGAGGAATACGCAAATAAAGTTGATATAACTACTATATTATGTAAAGTCCGTCTGTCAATGCCTAAGAATATACAACTATATAATTCCATAGGTTATGCTGTTTATAGTGAAGAAGTTTTACGTAATCGAAAGGGTATCAATATTAAAGTTGTTTCAATGAAGAAAGAACTTTAG
- a CDS encoding phosphatase PAP2 family protein, producing MLFKGTNIKNPSKMSIVLILVGFVTIFGGFYFFLSLAEEVLENESFQIDEVINQFIISINAPWLTNLMGYITETGSVIWITIGTIIVVVYLLFFSKKSNWMATFLIINMVGISGLTKGLKLLFERERPEVIAQYDGTGFSFPSGHSTGAVTFYGFMIYLIAVSRISRFWKWMINLFLGFWIVIVSLSRVVIGVHYITDIIAGLIFGLAWLLVCIAALEVMLWRKRKDKKSDLILNERGFLKR from the coding sequence ATGCTTTTCAAAGGAACCAACATTAAAAATCCCTCAAAAATGTCCATTGTCCTCATCTTAGTTGGCTTTGTCACGATATTTGGAGGTTTCTATTTTTTTCTTTCTTTAGCAGAAGAAGTACTGGAGAATGAAAGTTTTCAAATTGACGAAGTAATTAATCAGTTTATCATTTCAATTAACGCGCCTTGGCTAACTAATTTAATGGGGTATATTACGGAAACAGGCTCGGTTATTTGGATTACTATAGGAACGATTATTGTTGTTGTATATTTATTATTCTTCTCGAAAAAAAGTAACTGGATGGCTACTTTTCTTATCATTAACATGGTAGGAATCAGTGGCTTAACCAAAGGATTAAAACTACTGTTTGAACGTGAGAGACCTGAAGTGATTGCTCAGTATGATGGCACTGGATTTAGTTTTCCAAGTGGACACTCTACAGGTGCTGTAACGTTTTATGGCTTTATGATTTACTTAATCGCTGTCAGTAGGATTAGTCGATTTTGGAAGTGGATGATTAATCTTTTTCTCGGTTTTTGGATTGTTATCGTGTCCTTAAGTAGAGTAGTGATAGGGGTACATTATATAACAGATATTATTGCAGGACTAATCTTTGGCCTTGCGTGGCTACTTGTTTGTATAGCAGCACTTGAAGTGATGCTTTGGAGAAAAAGAAAAGATAAAAAAAGTGATCTTATCCTAAATGAGAGAGGTTTTTTAAAAAGATAA
- a CDS encoding DUF421 domain-containing protein — MFETFLFDKWEDLLWIFLMSLLIYPSLVAILRGFGKRTLTNVNMFDLIITIAYGNALSSIIITREVSYVDGFTILLAMTVLQVILSKLQMYSKTLQKLVKAKPIFLYYDGEFNELAINRQRLQQDDLLQAIRKKGIRSFTDVTAITLEGDGTLAVMQKDNDVPHDVFDDVIWLDK; from the coding sequence ATGTTTGAAACATTTCTTTTTGACAAGTGGGAGGATCTCTTGTGGATTTTCCTGATGTCTTTACTTATTTATCCATCCCTTGTTGCAATTCTGAGAGGATTTGGAAAACGAACATTAACGAATGTTAACATGTTCGATCTAATTATCACTATCGCGTACGGAAATGCATTATCGAGTATAATCATCACCCGTGAAGTTTCATACGTGGACGGATTCACGATTCTACTTGCTATGACGGTTCTGCAGGTCATCCTCTCCAAACTACAAATGTATTCAAAGACACTCCAAAAGTTAGTCAAAGCAAAACCGATTTTTCTTTACTACGATGGTGAGTTCAATGAATTAGCAATTAATCGCCAACGTCTGCAGCAAGATGATCTGTTGCAGGCTATCCGTAAGAAAGGAATCCGTTCATTTACAGATGTAACTGCCATAACACTGGAAGGGGATGGGACACTGGCAGTCATGCAAAAAGACAATGATGTTCCGCATGATGTCTTTGATGACGTCATTTGGCTGGATAAATAG
- a CDS encoding DUF421 domain-containing protein, whose product MFDSLLFDNWKDLLWIVLMGVLMYPTFLIIFRIFGKRSLTQVNMFDFIITVAYGNTLASILIIQSISYMEGALMILMLAVLQFIFSKLQTKFKSFRNWTKAKPIYLYSQGEFNQEAMRQERLKFEDVSSAVRKQGLVSFQQLDAIILEGDGTITAVMKGDGGVPESVSDVLWTKKTERTLK is encoded by the coding sequence ATGTTCGATTCGTTACTGTTTGACAACTGGAAAGACTTGCTTTGGATTGTCTTGATGGGTGTACTGATGTACCCGACATTCCTTATCATTTTTAGGATTTTCGGAAAACGTTCACTGACACAGGTAAATATGTTTGATTTCATCATAACTGTGGCTTACGGGAATACCTTAGCGAGCATCCTGATAATTCAGAGCATCTCCTATATGGAAGGTGCTCTTATGATTCTAATGCTGGCGGTCCTGCAGTTTATTTTTTCAAAACTCCAGACCAAATTTAAAAGCTTTAGGAATTGGACCAAGGCGAAACCGATTTATCTTTATTCCCAGGGGGAGTTCAACCAAGAAGCCATGAGACAGGAGCGCCTCAAGTTTGAAGACGTAAGTTCGGCTGTGCGAAAACAAGGATTAGTGTCTTTTCAGCAGCTTGATGCGATAATATTGGAAGGTGACGGTACCATCACTGCAGTCATGAAAGGGGATGGTGGTGTGCCGGAATCAGTTAGTGATGTTTTGTGGACGAAAAAAACCGAAAGAACGCTTAAATAA
- a CDS encoding calcium/sodium antiporter has product MTYVLLIIGFVLLIKGADFFVNGASKIATALRVSPLLIGLTIVAFGTSAPEATVSIVAALEGNAGVAIGNVVGSNIFNITFVIGVAALIFPLKVENETIRKEIPFTFLGGIALLILISDVTLQQLGDNFITRSDGLIFLLFFAIFLYYIFEVARNSRDKLENTIQEKVPMGKNTLLTVGGLGAIIFGGDLVVNSATDIALSFGMSQTLVGLTIVAVGTSLPELITSVTAAIKKESEIAVGNIIGSNIFNILFVLGISSVISPLAVDNKIFFDILLMNVLTIILLIFSRTNFRIGKVEGGLLAAAYIAYMIFILIRN; this is encoded by the coding sequence ATGACTTATGTTTTGTTAATTATCGGCTTTGTTTTACTAATTAAAGGAGCAGACTTTTTTGTGAATGGCGCTTCAAAAATTGCCACTGCCCTTAGAGTTTCCCCACTTTTAATTGGGTTAACTATCGTTGCCTTTGGAACTAGTGCGCCGGAGGCAACAGTAAGTATTGTTGCTGCATTGGAAGGGAATGCAGGAGTTGCGATAGGTAACGTTGTTGGAAGCAATATTTTCAATATAACATTTGTCATTGGAGTTGCCGCATTAATTTTTCCATTGAAGGTTGAGAATGAAACAATCAGAAAAGAAATTCCTTTTACATTTCTTGGGGGCATTGCGTTACTAATCCTTATTAGTGATGTTACCCTTCAGCAATTAGGTGATAACTTTATTACGAGAAGTGATGGATTAATCTTTTTACTGTTCTTTGCTATCTTCCTATACTATATCTTTGAGGTTGCTAGAAATAGCCGGGATAAGCTAGAAAACACCATTCAAGAAAAAGTACCAATGGGTAAAAATACGCTTTTGACAGTTGGTGGTCTCGGAGCAATTATTTTCGGTGGAGACCTAGTCGTAAACAGTGCTACGGATATTGCCCTATCGTTTGGTATGAGTCAAACCCTTGTAGGTCTAACAATTGTTGCAGTTGGTACATCCTTACCTGAATTAATTACTTCAGTTACTGCCGCAATAAAGAAAGAAAGTGAAATTGCTGTAGGGAATATCATTGGAAGCAATATCTTCAATATTTTATTCGTGCTCGGTATTTCATCGGTTATTTCTCCACTTGCAGTAGATAATAAAATATTCTTTGATATCCTTTTGATGAATGTTTTAACAATTATTTTACTTATTTTCTCAAGAACCAACTTTAGAATAGGTAAAGTTGAAGGAGGCTTGTTGGCAGCTGCTTATATTGCCTACATGATTTTTATCCTCATAAGAAACTAA
- a CDS encoding calcium/sodium antiporter — MIYILLILGFVLLVKGADLFVDGSSSIARALHISPLLIGLTIVALGTSSPEATVSIIAAVEGNPGVAIGNIVGSNIMNITLVLGVAAFLYPMKVQNETIRKELPYTLLVSVVLLVLVSDIALQGASQNLVTRGDGLIILLFFVIFLYYIFEVAKRNRVKNKEETKKQVEEVEQEQVTTSWTKNILLTIGGLIGIIFGGELVVNNAVDIALSFGMSEALVGLTIVAIGTSLPELMTSVTAALKKESEIALGNIVGSNIFNILFVLGTTAVIHPLSIESKLIVDVFIMILLTVAVLVFSRTSFKIGKYEGIFLVVSYILYTIFILIRN, encoded by the coding sequence ATGATTTATATTTTATTAATTTTAGGATTTGTATTATTGGTCAAGGGGGCTGATTTATTTGTAGATGGATCCTCAAGTATTGCACGAGCCCTTCATATTTCCCCATTGTTAATTGGTCTAACTATTGTAGCTTTGGGAACAAGTTCACCGGAGGCTACAGTCAGTATCATTGCTGCAGTGGAGGGAAATCCTGGTGTAGCTATTGGGAATATTGTTGGAAGTAATATTATGAATATTACTTTAGTACTTGGAGTGGCTGCATTCCTTTATCCGATGAAAGTACAGAATGAAACAATTAGAAAAGAATTACCGTACACCTTGTTAGTAAGTGTAGTATTACTGGTTTTAGTTAGTGATATAGCACTTCAAGGAGCTAGTCAAAACCTCGTTACTAGAGGTGACGGCCTGATCATTTTACTGTTCTTTGTCATTTTCTTATACTACATTTTTGAAGTTGCCAAAAGAAATCGAGTGAAGAACAAAGAAGAAACAAAGAAACAAGTGGAAGAAGTGGAGCAAGAGCAAGTGACCACTTCATGGACGAAAAACATCTTATTAACTATTGGTGGACTGATCGGAATTATCTTTGGTGGAGAACTGGTAGTTAACAATGCTGTTGATATAGCACTTTCTTTTGGAATGAGTGAAGCTTTAGTTGGTTTAACGATTGTTGCAATCGGTACGTCCTTACCAGAATTAATGACCTCTGTCACCGCAGCTCTTAAAAAGGAAAGTGAGATTGCGCTAGGAAACATCGTGGGTAGTAATATCTTTAACATTTTATTCGTGCTGGGTACGACAGCTGTTATTCATCCCCTTAGTATCGAAAGTAAGTTAATTGTTGATGTTTTTATTATGATTTTACTAACAGTCGCCGTGCTTGTCTTTTCAAGAACAAGCTTTAAAATCGGAAAATATGAAGGTATCTTTCTAGTGGTTTCATATATTCTATATACGATTTTTATACTAATAAGAAATTAA